Proteins encoded in a region of the Verrucomicrobiia bacterium genome:
- a CDS encoding type II secretion system protein → MQPSETPVPRTPRAFTLIELLVVIAIIAILASMLLPALANAKTKATGAACLNNQKQLVLGWVLYASDSDDSILSTRWHDGRVAVELYAGGFWRGPTPGISAGISVSEAMRRVENGLSNSPLTKYTAYGTYHCPGDLRTKRLRPGQGWAYDSYSKADGMNGLGWGGITLYTKQSQIQEASQAMVFIEEADPRSYNNGTWVIDVNPPGWVDPFAIFHGKVSTFAFADGHAELRRWLEASTIKAATDSANGKSSFYWSGGNAKNRDFRWVYDRYKHVNWRPLP, encoded by the coding sequence ATGCAACCCTCCGAAACCCCCGTCCCGCGTACACCCAGGGCGTTCACCCTGATCGAACTGCTCGTGGTGATCGCCATCATTGCGATCCTCGCCAGCATGCTGCTGCCCGCCCTGGCCAACGCCAAGACCAAGGCCACCGGCGCCGCCTGTCTCAACAATCAGAAACAGCTCGTCCTCGGCTGGGTCCTCTACGCCTCCGACAGCGATGACTCCATCCTTTCCACCCGCTGGCATGACGGCCGCGTCGCCGTCGAACTCTACGCCGGGGGCTTCTGGCGCGGCCCCACCCCCGGCATCTCCGCCGGCATCTCCGTCAGCGAAGCCATGCGCCGCGTCGAAAACGGGCTCAGCAATTCCCCCCTGACCAAGTACACCGCCTACGGCACCTACCATTGCCCGGGCGATCTCCGCACCAAGCGCCTCCGTCCAGGCCAGGGCTGGGCCTACGACAGCTACTCCAAGGCCGACGGCATGAATGGCCTCGGCTGGGGTGGCATCACCCTCTACACGAAACAGTCCCAGATCCAGGAGGCCTCGCAGGCCATGGTCTTCATCGAGGAGGCCGATCCCCGCAGCTACAACAACGGCACCTGGGTCATCGACGTCAATCCGCCCGGTTGGGTCGATCCGTTCGCCATCTTCCATGGCAAGGTCAGCACCTTTGCCTTCGCCGATGGGCACGCCGAACTCCGCCGCTGGCTCGAAGCCAGCACCATCAAGGCCGCCACCGACTCGGCCAATGGCAAGTCCAGCTTCTACTGGTCCGGCGGCAACGCCAAGAACCGCGACTTCCGCTGGGTCTATGACCGCTACAAGCACGTCAACTGGCGCCCCCTGCCCTGA
- a CDS encoding PSD1 domain-containing protein: MTYRRTDATRGPVPVQSPTSAARPERPPFRRAACPLPLPAPAMSARLAAPFLAALSLSLAAGAATGSGPSVSFNRDIRPILSDHCFACHGPDENTRKAGLRLDLESDARKVLRSGYAAIVPGQPDESELLARITTRHAGDLMPPPDLKKPLTDGKIDLLRQWIAQGAPYEGHWAYSAPVRPEPPEVPNASWPRSDLDRFVLARLHQEGLDPTPEAPREKLLRRVTLDLTGLPPTVEDLDAFLADPEPDAYERVVDRLLASPHYGERMAQQWLDLARYGETQGYHHDRHRDLWRWRDWVIQAFNANQPFDEFTVDQLAGDLLPNPSREQRVATGFHRNEMTTSEGGALPEEYLVKYAVGRVDTTARVWLGSSVACAECHDHKYDPISQRDYYRFFAFFYDTPENGLDAEELNPVPRITLETPEQRARADQLNREVAALEASERLVLAADHAEWDAAQAAWETAHRNRSVRGWQPLSLATSRVARTTSLRQDDEAALTLHGAPHDTATYDLTFHTEARDLRGFRLETLPPPSDTRPEPPAGADPVVLSHITVEIHSRDPEREVFPDDAPQTTGWLRLGPFGAASAKDAFDREFGPEKNASPDATFDNGKLRWTPENGSNRSADAPSAPGTLDIVTLPPSPGATYLQRTLTVREGRLVEARLDRRQGVRLWLNDRPVFAQATPPSEGAQADRLVLWLRPGTNRLLVKAVHATEGDTVALHLTGDPVTTAPLDLAAAAADHHAGDHHPKGLLDPRPETGWSVGASPATAHAAFLRTHETFGFKGGTGIRVRLTFRGHTGAGDWDRIRLSVTDSPTLAEFIDLPDPIRASLLAESANLDAARRSALRRFYREQHVPEAAQARQLLTTKRQERDQFVRTWPTAMVMQAASPARETHIRIRGEYDNLGEKVPPGVPEALFPWSEDLPPNRLGLARWLTDPRHPLTARVVVNQYWQKYFGTGLVKTSEDFGFQGEWPSHPELLDWLATEFLRTGWDIKAMQRLIVTSATYRQDSVISRDRLEQDPENRLLTRGPRFRLDAENIRDLAMAASGLLHPKIGGPSVFPYQPPGLWGQVAFEGTRDYVQSEGPDNYRRGLYTYWRRSIPYASFTLFDAPSREVCTVRRPRTNTPLQALALMNDPVYVEAARALAHRVLTHGGSTTRDRVRYAFTLVLGRRPAPAEVALLTAAFDREFSQFAADREAANRLIHVGASRPPVDVDIAELAAWTIVASTLLNLDEAITRG; this comes from the coding sequence ATGACTTACCGCCGCACCGACGCCACCCGCGGCCCGGTGCCCGTCCAGTCGCCTACGTCCGCCGCCCGCCCGGAACGTCCGCCGTTCCGACGGGCGGCGTGCCCATTGCCCCTTCCTGCACCCGCCATGTCCGCCCGCCTCGCCGCCCCATTCCTCGCCGCACTGTCCCTGTCCCTCGCGGCGGGAGCCGCCACCGGATCCGGCCCCTCCGTCTCCTTCAATCGCGACATCCGCCCCATCCTCTCCGACCATTGCTTCGCCTGCCACGGCCCCGACGAAAACACCCGCAAGGCCGGCCTCCGCCTCGACCTCGAATCCGACGCCCGGAAAGTTCTCCGTTCGGGCTATGCCGCCATCGTCCCCGGTCAACCCGACGAAAGCGAACTGCTCGCCCGCATCACCACCCGCCACGCCGGTGACCTGATGCCGCCGCCGGATCTAAAGAAACCCCTCACCGACGGGAAGATCGATCTGCTCCGCCAGTGGATCGCCCAGGGCGCCCCCTATGAGGGTCACTGGGCCTACAGCGCTCCCGTCCGCCCTGAGCCTCCCGAAGTCCCCAACGCCTCCTGGCCCCGATCCGATCTCGACCGCTTCGTCCTCGCCCGCCTTCACCAGGAAGGCCTCGATCCCACCCCCGAAGCGCCCAGGGAAAAACTCCTCCGCCGCGTCACCCTCGATCTCACCGGACTCCCCCCGACCGTCGAGGACCTTGATGCCTTCCTGGCGGATCCCGAACCCGACGCCTACGAGCGCGTCGTGGATCGCCTCCTCGCCTCACCCCACTACGGCGAACGCATGGCCCAGCAGTGGCTCGATCTCGCCCGCTATGGCGAAACCCAGGGCTACCACCACGACCGTCACCGCGACCTATGGCGCTGGCGGGACTGGGTCATCCAGGCCTTCAACGCCAACCAGCCCTTCGACGAGTTCACCGTCGATCAACTCGCCGGCGATCTCCTCCCCAACCCCTCCCGCGAACAACGCGTCGCCACCGGCTTTCACCGCAACGAGATGACCACGTCCGAGGGTGGCGCCCTCCCCGAGGAGTACCTCGTCAAGTACGCCGTCGGCCGCGTCGATACCACCGCCCGCGTCTGGCTCGGAAGTTCCGTGGCCTGCGCCGAGTGCCACGACCACAAGTACGACCCCATCTCCCAGCGCGATTACTACCGCTTCTTCGCCTTCTTCTACGACACCCCGGAAAACGGCCTCGATGCCGAGGAACTCAACCCGGTTCCCCGGATCACCCTGGAAACGCCCGAGCAGCGGGCCCGGGCCGACCAACTGAACCGCGAGGTCGCCGCTCTCGAAGCTTCCGAACGCCTCGTCCTTGCCGCCGATCATGCGGAGTGGGATGCCGCCCAGGCCGCCTGGGAAACCGCCCACCGGAACCGCAGCGTCCGCGGCTGGCAGCCCCTCTCCCTCGCCACGTCCCGCGTCGCCCGCACCACGTCCCTCCGTCAGGACGACGAAGCCGCACTCACCCTCCATGGCGCCCCGCACGACACCGCGACCTACGACCTTACGTTCCACACCGAAGCCCGTGACCTGCGTGGCTTCCGCCTCGAAACCCTTCCGCCGCCTTCTGACACCCGGCCGGAGCCCCCCGCCGGTGCCGACCCCGTCGTCCTTTCCCACATCACCGTCGAAATCCACAGCCGCGACCCCGAACGCGAGGTCTTCCCCGACGACGCCCCCCAAACCACCGGCTGGCTCCGGCTGGGTCCCTTCGGTGCCGCCTCCGCCAAGGACGCCTTCGACCGCGAGTTCGGACCGGAGAAGAACGCTTCCCCCGACGCCACCTTCGACAACGGCAAACTGCGCTGGACCCCGGAGAACGGGTCCAACCGTTCCGCCGACGCCCCCAGCGCCCCCGGCACCCTGGACATCGTGACGCTCCCGCCCTCGCCGGGGGCCACGTACCTCCAACGCACCCTCACCGTCCGCGAAGGGCGGCTCGTCGAAGCCCGCCTCGATCGACGCCAGGGCGTCCGCCTCTGGCTGAACGACCGACCGGTCTTCGCCCAGGCCACCCCTCCCTCCGAAGGCGCCCAGGCCGACCGCCTCGTCCTCTGGCTTCGACCCGGCACCAACCGGCTCCTCGTCAAGGCGGTCCATGCCACCGAAGGGGACACCGTCGCCCTTCACCTGACCGGCGATCCCGTCACCACGGCACCCCTCGACCTCGCCGCCGCCGCCGCCGATCATCACGCGGGCGACCACCATCCCAAGGGTCTCCTCGATCCCCGGCCTGAAACCGGCTGGTCCGTCGGAGCCTCGCCCGCCACGGCCCACGCCGCCTTCCTTCGCACCCACGAGACGTTCGGGTTCAAGGGCGGCACCGGGATCCGCGTGCGCCTCACCTTCCGCGGGCACACCGGCGCCGGCGACTGGGATCGCATCCGCCTGTCGGTCACCGACTCCCCCACCCTCGCCGAGTTCATCGATCTCCCCGATCCCATCCGCGCCTCGCTCCTCGCCGAGTCCGCCAATCTCGATGCCGCCCGGAGATCCGCCCTGCGCCGTTTCTACCGCGAACAACACGTCCCCGAAGCCGCGCAAGCCCGTCAACTGCTCACCACCAAACGGCAGGAACGCGACCAGTTCGTCCGCACCTGGCCCACCGCGATGGTGATGCAGGCCGCCTCCCCCGCCCGCGAAACCCACATCCGGATCCGTGGCGAATACGACAACCTCGGCGAAAAGGTCCCGCCCGGCGTTCCCGAAGCCCTGTTCCCATGGTCTGAGGACCTTCCCCCCAATCGCCTCGGTCTGGCCCGCTGGCTCACCGATCCCCGCCATCCCCTCACCGCCCGTGTGGTCGTCAATCAGTACTGGCAGAAGTATTTCGGAACCGGGCTGGTGAAGACCTCCGAGGACTTCGGATTCCAGGGCGAATGGCCCAGCCACCCGGAACTCCTCGACTGGCTGGCCACCGAATTCCTCCGCACCGGCTGGGACATCAAGGCCATGCAGCGCCTCATCGTCACGTCCGCCACCTACCGCCAGGATTCCGTGATCTCCCGCGATCGCCTCGAACAGGATCCCGAAAACCGCCTGCTCACCCGCGGTCCCCGCTTCCGCCTGGATGCCGAAAACATCCGCGATCTCGCCATGGCGGCGAGCGGCCTGCTTCACCCGAAGATCGGCGGCCCGAGCGTCTTTCCCTATCAACCCCCCGGCCTCTGGGGCCAGGTCGCCTTCGAAGGCACCCGCGATTACGTCCAGAGCGAGGGCCCCGACAACTACCGCCGCGGCCTTTACACCTACTGGCGCCGCTCCATCCCCTACGCCTCCTTCACCCTCTTCGACGCCCCCAGCCGCGAGGTCTGCACGGTGCGCCGGCCCCGCACCAACACCCCCCTCCAGGCGCTCGCCCTGATGAACGACCCGGTCTATGTCGAGGCCGCCCGCGCCCTCGCCCACCGCGTCCTCACCCACGGCGGCTCCACCACCCGCGACCGCGTCCGCTACGCCTTCACCCTCGTCCTCGGACGCCGGCCCGCTCCCGCCGAAGTCGCCCTTCTCACCGCCGCCTTCGACCGCGAATTCAGCCAGTTCGCCGCCGATCGCGAAGCCGCCAACCGCCTCATCCACGTCGGCGCCTCCCGGCCTCCCGTGGATGTGGATATCGCCGAACTCGCCGCCTGGACCATCGTGGCCAGCACGCTTCTCAACCTCGACGAAGCCATCACCCGCGGCTGA
- a CDS encoding DUF1501 domain-containing protein — MLPPLPHEIARSLSRRAFFRRSGLGLGAMALGTLLGDDLRAATPGAGVAQSPYHHAPTAKRIIYLFQSGAPSHLDLFDPKPRLTEMTGLDLPDSVRMGQRITGMTSGQKNLFCVGSAFPFSRRGQCGMELSNILPHLGNIADDICLLRAVHTDPINHDPAVTYLFTGHQQPGRPTLGAWASYGLGSENQDLPAFIVLLSGSGGQSLQTRYWGSGFLPSRHQGVQFRGAGDPVLFFSNPPGFSERARRAMLDDLQSLNRLQSEVVGDPEIDTRIQAYEMAFRMQTSVPELMDLSKESAETLELYGAKPGEASYANNCLLARRLVERGVRFVKLIHRDWDHHGGLPSGIRHQAHLTDRASAALIQDLKRRGLLDDTLVVWGGEFGRTAYCQGELRKDNFGRDHHPRCYSIWMAGGGIRPGHVHGETDDLGYNIVRDGVHIHDLHATLLHCLGIDHERLTFRFQGRDFRLTDVAGKVVRPILA, encoded by the coding sequence ATGCTCCCCCCCCTGCCCCACGAAATCGCCCGATCCCTCAGCCGCCGCGCCTTCTTCCGCCGTTCCGGCCTGGGCCTCGGAGCCATGGCCCTCGGCACCCTGCTCGGCGACGACCTCCGCGCCGCCACCCCCGGCGCTGGCGTGGCCCAGTCCCCGTACCACCACGCTCCGACCGCCAAACGCATCATCTATCTCTTTCAGTCCGGCGCCCCCTCCCACCTCGACCTGTTCGATCCCAAGCCCCGGCTCACCGAGATGACCGGGCTCGATCTGCCGGATTCGGTGCGCATGGGGCAGCGCATCACCGGCATGACCAGCGGACAGAAGAACCTTTTCTGTGTCGGCTCGGCCTTCCCGTTCTCCCGACGCGGCCAGTGCGGCATGGAACTGTCCAACATCCTCCCCCACCTCGGGAACATCGCCGACGACATCTGCCTCCTCCGGGCGGTCCACACCGACCCCATCAATCACGACCCGGCGGTCACCTACCTGTTCACCGGCCATCAGCAGCCCGGACGTCCCACCCTGGGTGCCTGGGCCAGCTACGGCCTGGGCAGCGAGAACCAGGATCTCCCCGCCTTCATCGTCCTCCTCTCCGGCAGCGGCGGTCAGTCCCTCCAGACCCGCTACTGGGGTTCCGGCTTTCTTCCCAGCCGCCACCAGGGCGTCCAGTTCCGGGGCGCCGGCGATCCCGTCCTCTTCTTCTCCAACCCGCCCGGCTTCAGCGAACGCGCCCGCCGCGCCATGCTCGACGATCTCCAGTCCCTCAACCGCCTCCAGTCCGAGGTTGTGGGCGACCCCGAGATCGACACCCGCATCCAGGCCTACGAGATGGCCTTCCGCATGCAGACCAGCGTGCCGGAACTCATGGACCTCTCGAAGGAATCCGCTGAAACCCTTGAACTCTACGGAGCCAAACCCGGCGAGGCCTCCTACGCCAACAACTGCCTCCTCGCACGCCGCCTCGTCGAACGCGGGGTCCGGTTCGTGAAGCTCATCCACCGCGACTGGGATCACCACGGCGGCCTCCCCTCCGGCATCCGCCACCAGGCCCACCTCACCGACCGCGCCAGCGCCGCCCTCATCCAGGACCTCAAACGCCGCGGTCTCCTCGATGACACCCTCGTCGTCTGGGGCGGCGAGTTCGGTCGCACCGCCTACTGCCAGGGAGAACTCCGCAAGGACAACTTCGGCCGCGATCATCATCCCCGATGCTATTCCATCTGGATGGCTGGCGGCGGCATCCGGCCCGGGCACGTCCATGGGGAAACCGACGACCTCGGCTACAACATCGTCCGCGACGGCGTCCACATCCACGACCTCCACGCCACCCTCCTCCATTGCCTCGGCATCGACCACGAACGCCTGACCTTCCGGTTCCAGGGACGCGACTTCCGCCTGACCGATGTGGCCGGCAAGGTGGTCCGGCCCATCCTTGCCTGA